In one window of Tachypleus tridentatus isolate NWPU-2018 chromosome 2, ASM421037v1, whole genome shotgun sequence DNA:
- the LOC143244224 gene encoding uncharacterized protein LOC143244224 isoform X2 has translation MHSECEEGDQPTSVAVHLHPATGEDTEKQFVRLTLVLKLSSRYPEEIPTINIRNPRGLSDDKLELLFQNLTLKAEESKGHQSIYELIEVAKEHLTVQNTPSCPCAICLYHFTEEDVFTKTECYHYFHCYCLSCYIHHCLAEQKEEISSNRGDVENKKIEVICPVCRAHIDDTFFAGKTFPVPKESEEEQYFKITPDLRKQQEWMAFLFEKQRAKGSIIDVEMEKRKLLLEISATSTEGMNNNATLHSNLPQNSLEIEEPNILAATGSVSEEETLQSCKNKREAWKPTSSKARKLENSKNAKKIANSTYCSNRKTQFSVGGSKTVLSAINGGNQAGGCPDVEVDKYGSVEQVCGEHHSRKKTYERFWKSGAREPRNWYSEEKYARVPCKDKGFSNPVIQMKSYNSKNCDVPSKSYPSNDCSAKADGKSHNNNQNPLQSKKCMEDCQPTSNTVKVNRSRNNEIFEDASQQTKMFNNKVFNCRVRNYDPHRARFGYELHFNRHKNKYPPPVYGSRNIPEEKLNRKQFQRHQDISLGSDKSMNLTEKDAKNEKEIKSTNSNYCNQVNSRTLPLSQTIVQPYTRGFKPPPGFSGPPPGFERR, from the exons ATGCATTCAGAATGTGAAGAAGG TGATCAACCAACAAGTGTAGCTGTTCATCTCCACCCAGCTACAGGAGAAGATACTGAAAAACAATTTGTAAGACTTACTCTGGTTCTAAAGCTTTCGTCAAGA TATCCTGAAGAAATCCCAACAATAAACATAAGAAATCCCAGGGGTTTATCTGATGATAAATTAGAATT ACTTTTTCAGAACTTGACCCTTAAAGCAGAGGAATCTAAAGGTCATCAAAGCATTTACGAACTGATTGAG gtAGCTAAAGAacaccttactgtacaaaacacacCGAGCTGTCCATGTGCCATCTGTTTGTATCACTTTACAGAGGAAGACGTGTTCACCAAAACAGAATGCTACCACTATTTTCATTGCTACTGTTTATCCTGCTACATTCATCACTGTCTCGCAGAACAGAAAGAAGAAATTTCATCAAACAGAGGTGATGTTGAGAATAAGAAGATAGAG GTTATTTGTCCAGTTTGTCGTGCACATATTGACGACACATTCTTTGCTGGGAAAACTTTTCCTGTTCCCAAGGAATCTGAAGAAGAGCAGTATTTTAAGATCACTCCAGATCTTCGTAAGCAGCAAGAATGGATggcttttttatttgaaaaacagaGAGCCAAAGGAAGCATAATTGATGTGGAAATGGAAAAAAGAAAGTTGCTTTTAGAAATATCG gcAACTAGCACAGAAGGTATGAACAACAATGCTACCTTACACAGTAATTTGCCTCAGAATTCATTAGAAATTGAGGAACCAAATATTTTGGCTGCCACAGGTAGTGTGAGTGAAGAAGAAACCTTGCAGTCGTGTAAAAATAAACGGGAAGCTTGGAAACCAACCAGTTCTAAAGCTAGGAAACTTGAGAATTccaaaaatgcaaaaaaaatagCTAATTCAACATACTGTTCTAATAGGAAAACACAGTTTAGTGTGGGTGGTTCAAAAACAGTGTTGTCAGCCATAAATGGTGGTAATCAGGCAGGTGGTTGTCCAGATGTAGAGGTTGATAAATATGGTTCAGTTGAACAGGTATGTGGAGAGCATCACAGCAGGAAGAAAACGTATGAAAGATTTTGGAAGAGTGGAGCTCGGGAACCCAGAAATTGGTATTCCGAAGAAAAATATGCAAGAGTTCCATGTAAAGACAAAGGATTCTCTAATCCAGTGATACAAATGAAGTCTTATAATAGTAAGAATTGTGATGTACCATCCAAGAGTTATCCATCAAATGACTGCAGTGCAAAAGCTGATGGTAAATCACACAATAACAATCAAAACCCTCTTCAGAGCAAAAAATGTATGGAAGATTGCCAACCAACAAGCAACACTGTTAAAGTCAACAGATCTCggaataatgaaatatttgaagaTGCTTCTCAGcagacaaaaatgtttaataataaagtttttaactgCAGAGTGAGAAATTATGATCCACATAGGGCTAGATTTGGGTATGAACTGCATTTTAACAGGCATAAAAACAAGTACCCACCTCCTGTTTATGGATCTAGAAATATTCCTGAGGAGAAACTcaacagaaaacaatttcagagacaTCAAGACATTAGTTTAGGTTCTGATAAATCTATGAACCTGACAGAAAAAGACGCAAAAAATGAGAAAGAGATAAAATCCACTAATTCAAACTACTGTAACCAGGTTAACTCGAGAACTTTACCTCTATCACAGACCATAGTCCAGCCTTATACTAGAGGGTTTAAACCTCCACCAGGATTTAGTGGACCCCCACCAGGATTTGAAAGAAGATGA
- the LOC143244224 gene encoding uncharacterized protein LOC143244224 isoform X1, whose protein sequence is MHSECEEGCIETEIEALKSIYVHELEVEYGESDQPTSVAVHLHPATGEDTEKQFVRLTLVLKLSSRYPEEIPTINIRNPRGLSDDKLELLFQNLTLKAEESKGHQSIYELIEVAKEHLTVQNTPSCPCAICLYHFTEEDVFTKTECYHYFHCYCLSCYIHHCLAEQKEEISSNRGDVENKKIEVICPVCRAHIDDTFFAGKTFPVPKESEEEQYFKITPDLRKQQEWMAFLFEKQRAKGSIIDVEMEKRKLLLEISATSTEGMNNNATLHSNLPQNSLEIEEPNILAATGSVSEEETLQSCKNKREAWKPTSSKARKLENSKNAKKIANSTYCSNRKTQFSVGGSKTVLSAINGGNQAGGCPDVEVDKYGSVEQVCGEHHSRKKTYERFWKSGAREPRNWYSEEKYARVPCKDKGFSNPVIQMKSYNSKNCDVPSKSYPSNDCSAKADGKSHNNNQNPLQSKKCMEDCQPTSNTVKVNRSRNNEIFEDASQQTKMFNNKVFNCRVRNYDPHRARFGYELHFNRHKNKYPPPVYGSRNIPEEKLNRKQFQRHQDISLGSDKSMNLTEKDAKNEKEIKSTNSNYCNQVNSRTLPLSQTIVQPYTRGFKPPPGFSGPPPGFERR, encoded by the exons ATGCATTCAGAATGTGAAGAAGG ATGTATTGAAACTGAGATTGAAGCCTTGAAATCAATCTATGTTCATGAACTGGAAGTTGAATATGGTGAGAG TGATCAACCAACAAGTGTAGCTGTTCATCTCCACCCAGCTACAGGAGAAGATACTGAAAAACAATTTGTAAGACTTACTCTGGTTCTAAAGCTTTCGTCAAGA TATCCTGAAGAAATCCCAACAATAAACATAAGAAATCCCAGGGGTTTATCTGATGATAAATTAGAATT ACTTTTTCAGAACTTGACCCTTAAAGCAGAGGAATCTAAAGGTCATCAAAGCATTTACGAACTGATTGAG gtAGCTAAAGAacaccttactgtacaaaacacacCGAGCTGTCCATGTGCCATCTGTTTGTATCACTTTACAGAGGAAGACGTGTTCACCAAAACAGAATGCTACCACTATTTTCATTGCTACTGTTTATCCTGCTACATTCATCACTGTCTCGCAGAACAGAAAGAAGAAATTTCATCAAACAGAGGTGATGTTGAGAATAAGAAGATAGAG GTTATTTGTCCAGTTTGTCGTGCACATATTGACGACACATTCTTTGCTGGGAAAACTTTTCCTGTTCCCAAGGAATCTGAAGAAGAGCAGTATTTTAAGATCACTCCAGATCTTCGTAAGCAGCAAGAATGGATggcttttttatttgaaaaacagaGAGCCAAAGGAAGCATAATTGATGTGGAAATGGAAAAAAGAAAGTTGCTTTTAGAAATATCG gcAACTAGCACAGAAGGTATGAACAACAATGCTACCTTACACAGTAATTTGCCTCAGAATTCATTAGAAATTGAGGAACCAAATATTTTGGCTGCCACAGGTAGTGTGAGTGAAGAAGAAACCTTGCAGTCGTGTAAAAATAAACGGGAAGCTTGGAAACCAACCAGTTCTAAAGCTAGGAAACTTGAGAATTccaaaaatgcaaaaaaaatagCTAATTCAACATACTGTTCTAATAGGAAAACACAGTTTAGTGTGGGTGGTTCAAAAACAGTGTTGTCAGCCATAAATGGTGGTAATCAGGCAGGTGGTTGTCCAGATGTAGAGGTTGATAAATATGGTTCAGTTGAACAGGTATGTGGAGAGCATCACAGCAGGAAGAAAACGTATGAAAGATTTTGGAAGAGTGGAGCTCGGGAACCCAGAAATTGGTATTCCGAAGAAAAATATGCAAGAGTTCCATGTAAAGACAAAGGATTCTCTAATCCAGTGATACAAATGAAGTCTTATAATAGTAAGAATTGTGATGTACCATCCAAGAGTTATCCATCAAATGACTGCAGTGCAAAAGCTGATGGTAAATCACACAATAACAATCAAAACCCTCTTCAGAGCAAAAAATGTATGGAAGATTGCCAACCAACAAGCAACACTGTTAAAGTCAACAGATCTCggaataatgaaatatttgaagaTGCTTCTCAGcagacaaaaatgtttaataataaagtttttaactgCAGAGTGAGAAATTATGATCCACATAGGGCTAGATTTGGGTATGAACTGCATTTTAACAGGCATAAAAACAAGTACCCACCTCCTGTTTATGGATCTAGAAATATTCCTGAGGAGAAACTcaacagaaaacaatttcagagacaTCAAGACATTAGTTTAGGTTCTGATAAATCTATGAACCTGACAGAAAAAGACGCAAAAAATGAGAAAGAGATAAAATCCACTAATTCAAACTACTGTAACCAGGTTAACTCGAGAACTTTACCTCTATCACAGACCATAGTCCAGCCTTATACTAGAGGGTTTAAACCTCCACCAGGATTTAGTGGACCCCCACCAGGATTTGAAAGAAGATGA